The genomic region CGTCGGCGCCGTCGGCCGCCAGCTCGTACTGCCGCTCGCCGCCCGGCCCGACCCGGTCGCCGATCCGGTACGCGTAGACGTGCAGGGGATCCTGCTCGATCCGCCAGTAGAAGGGGATGCCGGCGGCCGCGTACTCGCCGGGTTTGGCGAACCGGTCGATCCGCCGGGTGCCCGGCGAAACGATCTCCACGGCGAGGACGACGTCCTCCGAACGCAGCATTGACTGATCAGACGGCACGCCGGCGCGGTACAGCAGGACGTCCGGATGTCGGCTGGTGTTGAAACCGAGCCCGACGCCGACGGCCTGGGCGACCCGGAGGTTGCTGGGCGCGTGGGCTTGTAGCCACCGACGTACCAGGAATGAGATGTCCTGATGGCCCAGGGTGGGGGAAGGTGTCACCTGGATGACTCCATCGACGAGTTCGACGCGGGGGGCGTCATCCGGCAGGTCGAGCAGATCCTCGACCGTGTAGTCGGCGCGCTGCTGCCGCATCGGGTCCGGACACCAGGGGCCAGGTGGTGTCCGGATGGGCTCGGCGCTCATGGGGCGAGCCTACCGTCCATCGATCAGATGGGGTCGGACCGCGCGTGCGACGCCGTCATTCCGGCTTTTCGGTGACGAAGATGGCGGTGCCTGGGAAGAGCCTGCCGCGCAGCGGGCTCCACTGCCC from Micromonospora profundi harbors:
- a CDS encoding Uma2 family endonuclease, which translates into the protein MSAEPIRTPPGPWCPDPMRQQRADYTVEDLLDLPDDAPRVELVDGVIQVTPSPTLGHQDISFLVRRWLQAHAPSNLRVAQAVGVGLGFNTSRHPDVLLYRAGVPSDQSMLRSEDVVLAVEIVSPGTRRIDRFAKPGEYAAAGIPFYWRIEQDPLHVYAYRIGDRVGPGGERQYELAADGADVIELTEPFEIKLPINEITP